In the Parasteatoda tepidariorum isolate YZ-2023 chromosome X2, CAS_Ptep_4.0, whole genome shotgun sequence genome, aattttggaaaatttaaagtacttGTAATTAAAACCACAAAAATTGCGTccgtcttataatttttttaatactctatCATAAGACCACTATTATTaagataatattatatttaagatattaaaaactatatttaagataatatttaagatcttaagaaactaaatttaaaatatatatttaagatatatatttaagatattaaagaCTTAttcctgagaaataaaatttttaagaagtcgtttctttaaaattcaatttctcaagaacttttcaaccgtttttgctcaaatttaatattttgccatgtaaaattgcatactttaaCACTAAATTGCCCGAGGaaatcattttgactgctttttaatttcaattagaaaaacaatgatgacacaatttcttagaattttgtgactttttgtacaacacataatttttttattgttaatatttactaataacttgttttataactgaaaataatatcaaaaatgttaaaaattcattttaaacaaatttctttatacattagttattctttcacaatgcagacattttgactgcttttggacAATTTAGgttttcagtctttctagtgttaaaaagatgtaaaaaattgtaaactttgcaattcaattttttttccgactgttattgaataacataataaaaaataataaatacataataaaaaataataaatacatactaaaatctattttttgcatagaattatctttggattaaacgaattttataggTGTGTgcaaaagtttcttaaattcgtttaaaaaattctccagACATGGAGAAATACgctaaaagtaaacttaaaattaaggggtccaaactttggaccactctcctgaccaaactatgggaaccATAGTTCCCTGATTTccgctaccccctatattttagggttcagaaatccaaatcggtcgaaaaataaatatttattcagagaaagtacgtttttgtgtctgattttgtaacttaaaatatagtctgcactaattaattagcatatttgaggtcacccctccAAACCACTGAGAATGAATCtgagaacgtgaagatctgatcattagatcaaaagttatttagggttgctcgtttttcttttctttttttgcgctCTGAAAATTGTTTCATACACATGAAAAAACATAACGCAATAATCTcacattacatatttataaaattaatccatttttcttttattcattttttatcactttaaaataatttaaaagcatgtgTTATGTATTTtcggatttattttaaaatattaaaatttttcctgttATGTAGtcatatgtttttatgttttttcatgCTAATCCACATTTGTGCACAAAAATTACCCTTAAAAAGGTAACTATTTCCGTTCTGTGTTCGTGTAGCAGCATCTATTGTACCATCTTGACATACATCTGGAGCATCATTGGTATCAGGTGATGGGTCAGAATGTTCCTCTTCAGGTGCAGGTAGTGCAGGACCTCCTCTTGAACCTACAAAAATGCAGtcattttcattcttttgtgATCCACTATTTAAAACTTGtgattatttatgtatttaagtttttttaagagttaagagttttagtttaagtttatgtaaagagtttttaaagaatgaattaattttttcaaacatcaaCCTTACCCTGtcttaataatttcaaacaaaatgtttagAGTTAGAGTTTTATTGctgtttaacaaataaaaaattatcttaccaTATAGAGCTTGAATTGCCTTTATATCATCGATATCAATTTCAAATGAAGGATCATACCCTTTGTAATGAGGAGTCATAATTGCATTTAGTTCATCCGTATGTGCAAGACCCAGAGAATGACCAAATTCGTGTGCTGCTACTTGGAATATATCGGTACCTGTTTAACAACATAATACACGTATTTAAAGAGAGTAAAGAAATAACTATTTCTGTATTATgggtattatatatatatatatatatatatacatataataacagggctacatACCTGCTATCATTGGTGTATTCATCTTAAGAAATGCGGACAAAGCCATAATAAGTTATCAAAAGGCTTATTAAAAGTTAGGCTGGTGGTTAGAACAGTCCACATCCCCACTCCTGCAAAGGAGGGGGTGTGGACGAAACTTCGGATGGTTCCGGAAGATGTTTATTGGAACATTTTATTCAGCAAGAGACATGCGAAAACCTTCTGTCCCGCATTAAATAGAACAGAGATTGGTGTAATTAGGTCCCTGTCGTACATGCCTTTGTAACTCGACGCACtatagaaaatcatttaatgctttcTAATATGGAACTGAAAGAgggacaagattctaaaaaaaactcctgctttcaaatataaatctaattattattcaatggtatgttttcagccttgaattccaAAAATAGAATATCTCTACCCTTACTCTTTAACAAAGCCATTTTATGAaaccgaaagagttttaattcttttattaatacaaaagtatttataattttagtattacatcccccccaaaaaaaaattttggtaagaaaaaaaatttagaaaactttaaatttttaaaatttaggttgGTACGACTGTTCCTTTTCCCGagtacaaataatattttttcaattatatgtaAGAAAACAGCAATTACTTACAATGACAAACATATGAAAAACATGATTATGCAATTTATCTGTTTAGTCAattaaacagaaagaaaaatgaaacatatttatataactaatctactaaaattttcaaaaatttttcacacaaaaatatacaaaatttttatgcaaatgaacTGGACAACAAGTgtcatttaatcagaatttaagaTTCTGTGTGGTTAAAGGGGTTATTTACATGATGAAATATAACTATTCATGACTTGATTTCAACATTTTGTGGGTTGTGATATTTCGTAAGCTTTGATACAtgtactatttcaaaattttgttcacttaaatttctttttaattttgtttttgtaatcagtttcttggtcattctttctttttcctatttttcgttttctttttgttaccctttttttttattttctcgtcAATATTAACCTGATAATGTATGCATCCATTACCTTAATCTATCTTCGAATCATTTTTGgacattctttctttttgttttttcaatgtttacttCACTGAAACAtctttaactttcattttttcgaTGCTTACTTTTGCTGAAACatccaacttttattttttcgatgtttacttttactgaaacatctttttcatcatttttaaccTTAACATTTTGAGAATTCCGCTGTCTAATGTGCAAAGATAAGTTGTCGCTTTTAGAATTAGCAGAGATGATCAATCACATACCAAATTGAGTAACAACTGACCCGACACAgtcaataaacaaacaaaaatctttgCAAGTCTACAACCCTACTAAAGCATATGGTAAATCAGTATCAAGTATAAAAACTTAGCTGAGTTAAAAATTTCGCTTATCGTAATAAGGGAAACTTGTTAAGTGTTAAATGTCCTTTTGTTTGGGTAACATATAAGGTTTCACGttttttaaataggaatatttagttttgaccAAGTCCGAAAAAGTAGAagaattacaaatttctttaagtttatttgaaaactcaTCATCGTTAGGTTCAAAAGaaagttctgaaaaatttaattttttataacgatTTAACCGTGATAAATCATTATTAGGaaacaaaagttaaagaaaaaacttaattttttttgccgtcattaatttaattgacgtttgaaccatatttttttttctttaaaaaaaaatctttaaatgcactataaaaactatattatatcataattttaaaaaaaaacacaatataaaCACTAGAAATGCAAtctaatcattaataatatactattgaattattcataataaaaagtttagagCAAGGCTCAAATctaacttcaataaaatatgaacaacCTACTCTCCAATGTCTACTTTCATCAATTTcgttgaagagaaaaaaaaaagatttctatgGCATTTTTATCTTCACCCTAAACActatagtaaaacaaaaatataagttctACTAATCAAAAAATCATAGAAACTGTAacacataaaacaataaatttgaaaataatttctcgaAACATTTCTTATGACAATTAattcactgaaaataaaaatttcaagaaaaaaacttcaacaTTAAATAGGATcaatatataaaagttaattgtttcaattgaaacatcaagcatgagaaaaaaattaaaaaccatactctatgatttttgttatttacgtgaattattttcttattttttgttaatcactaaaaattaaagaaattgttttatgagaactgtaacaaaaaaattaaaatgaaggatACTAGAAAAAGTTCGAACCGGTCCAAGAAGACATTCCGAAAACCGTAACATCAGCTGAAAGTtgataggaaata is a window encoding:
- the LOC122271412 gene encoding matrix metalloproteinase-14-like translates to MALSAFLKMNTPMIAGTDIFQVAAHEFGHSLGLAHTDELNAIMTPHYKGYDPSFEIDIDDIKAIQALYGSRGGPALPAPEEEHSDPSPDTNDAPDVCQDGTIDAATRTQNGNSYLFKGDFYWRILDHKIADGYPRKIKDDWNGLDGNLDASLTWSNGMTYFFKV